The window AACCTTGTCATTCTTGGGTTGGAGAAGAGCCACAAGATCCAGAAGATAGAGAGGAAGTCATTAATTTCACTGTTTGCTAGTGTCAGTGTCCTTCCTAGACATTTACAGTATCTATCAGACTTGCTCACTCACCATCCCAGTAAGAGCTCTTTGGATCTGGTGCTCTGCGGGGTTTTGGCCTGCTTCATTCCTCCCCCAGTCCACGGAGAGCAGTGGATCCCCAAACATTGGCTGATGCAGCCATTGAGCATCGTGTTTATACATTGTCTGAGGAGGCCGCAAGGTTTTTGGGTGCCCTCCAAGTTGTGAGTGCAGCTGTGTTTATTAAATCAACACCTGTAAGCCAGAGACTTAGCATAGAAACTAAGCAACAACAGGCAGACAGCTCTTATGTGGGTAACTTCTCCCCAGGGCATACTTTATGCTGAAATTCATtagacaaatggaaaatataatgCTTAGAGTATCCTATTGTGGACAGCTGTGtgcacaaacaaaataataacaatgtAGGTGGGTGGAAGGCTGCATGTTTGTGTAGGGGCACACATGTACATGCACATACAATTTACAGTCACTGTATGTATGTGCCTGTATATCCTATGTGAAGTTCACtatcatgtagtgaatgtatGCATGTGAAACTCATTTCAAAACTCAAATGAATCGATAATGTGATTAATTAAGAGGATTGCAACATAGTTTCCCCACTACTTGCAAAATTCAAGCCTCAAGACTTCTGGATCCCTTAGTAGCTAGAGTATGATGTGCTTTCACTCTACAGCTCCATTTAGGAGGCAGAGCAGGGTAACCATGTCACCCCGTTTGCTCATCCTTGGTTTGAAGCCAGCTGCCCAGGAGCCTAAGACCATCTGGTCTTCATGAAACTTGATAGCTGAAAAACTACAGGTTGAAAACCACTGATCTCCTGCATGTTATAAGCCATAGCAGCAGCCTGCACTCCTTCCCTGTGCCAGAGAGGAAATGTCAGTCAGGAGGCAATCATGGTTTTGCCTTTGGTCCTTTGTCTCAGGCTACAGGCTGAGGTGTGATGGTGCCTCCTGCGCAGTCTGTAAGATCCTTCCTGCTTTGCATTGTACAGCTATTAGATTGTGCTGTCACTGGGGCGAGGTCCAAAGCTGACTTCCCAAAAATTAAAGATAGGTCTGTGTACTTGTGTACACGTACTTGTGGCCACGTTCAGAAGCCCAGGCCATGTGAAATGAATGTAAatgttctctctgctttcaggtTGGCTATCTTTCCAGTCTGACAACtcaaaactgtttatttcttgtGCAGGACATTTCTAGGCCCCGGCCACCCCAAAGAGCTTTGCCAGCCAACCCGGTCCCAAGCAGGTCCAGAGCGCGGCCTGGGGACGGCCCTGCCATCCCACTGCCTCCTGCTCGGCCTAGGATCCCAGGACAACTTCAGCCTGTGGCAGAGGTGGGCACCAACGAGGAACAGCACAGCTGTCTGGGGAGTAATCTTGTGCAGCCATGGTGCATGGCAAACAGAAGGGCTGTTGGGTTGGTGGGCTTTGCTGCAGAGGCCGCTGTTTTCACTTGTTCCCTGTTAAACATTTACTGTGTCAAACAATACACCTGGTCCTaattctgcagcaaaactgaCTAATCCTCAGTGGAATCAGGCTGCAagagctgctcagtgcaggTGCTGTGAACAGCCATGCCATGCTCTGGAACAACTGATTCACTTCTCCACATCCCAGGGCGCTTCCTCAGATTAAGGTTTCATGTGAATGGGGCAGAGGGGGTGACGCAAAAAGGTGAGTGAAGAGCAGCAAACCAGGAAGGTCCGGACTTGAGGACCACAGAGAGGATCAGAAACCTTCTCCAGCCCCTCTGATATGCTTTCCCTGAGGAACAATTCCCAAAATAAGGACAACAGATAAGAGACTTTGAGTAGCTGAGTTCAGCTCCCTGCAAACTGAACTTCTTAGCAAAGAATACCTCCACTCCACACATCACAGGTGCTGCCTGCAACATACTTGAAGCTAGATGTCAAAGTGCAAATCCTGCACGAACATCATCATGCTGTGGGCAGAGAGTAGCAGTTTCCTACACGATCCATTCGGGAAAGTGTGCAGTGTGAGTGAGAACAGCCTTCCTCCGGCCTGCTATAGCATCAGGAAAGGTACTgagcagcattttctctgtCATCTGTGCTCACCCTTGtctcttttccctgttttccaTCTCATTCAGAACACTGGTGTTGGgacagctggagcagcaaacACCTTGAGAAGGGGACAGCCAAGCTCTGGTGCACAGCCATGAACCGGCCTATTCCCAACTGGCTCTGACCTTCATGAGGGACTGGGTGGCCTTCATCACCCAGAAAAACTTTCATGGGCCACAGGTTTTTTGTCAGTTCTTCTCCCTTAGCCTTATCTGTTTCCTATGTGACTCAagaggctgcaggcaggcttGGCAGGAGTGCACCTGGGAAGTGAGCCGGTACATGCCAAGCTGAAACCTCCTCTCTCTGTTAATAGCCTTTTCCTTATAGGGACACTTTGTTTATATGGTATTTATATGTTATTGTGCAATATTCaatgcagggatggggcaatgTGGGCTTCATGTGTTTTTTAGCAGTTATTTAAGTGTTTCCAGGGAGTGCAGGTGATGGCCTTGATAGGCTTTCATCGATGAACTAGCCCTATTGGCTTCCTCAGCCCatccaggcagctgcaggagcaatCAGTGGTGCTATAGAGAAACCACTGCCTCTTgggagagcaggaggcagctgctgataattttattctgtttattcaCAGTTTACAGTGGCCAGCAAGCTGGGCCACAACAGAGAGCAAACCAAGGAAATATTCCTGGTTAAAGTCACTCTGGATTTTGGTGACCTTTAATAGAGCagattcattattttctccatAAAACTTTCTCCAGCAAGCCCTCTGCAACCTGTCAGTCTTCCAGCACTCCTTGCCTTGGTGCTGTAGGACCTGACAGCATCCGCAGCATGGTCTTTACGTTCTCATCTGTGTCACTGGGACACAGCCAAGGTACGACTGGGACGCTCTCCGCCCAAGACACGGAGCTAATGGCCAGAAGGAAGCTCAGCAACAGCCAGTGCTGAAACCTCCTCCCCACCACATGGTACCACAGAAAATCAATTGACACTTGTGCATGCATCTCTTCAGGCTTTTGGTCTATGCTGAGCAGTAATTCAGCACGAGCTGACTACTCCTCATACCAGTAAGAAACCTACTCTAATGTTGACCACGTGGTAATACAGCAGAAATAGTAATCACACATGGTGCTTTTGTAGGGCAGCTTTGCTTACTCCaagtttttccttctcaagGGCTTGGATGGAGAGAGCTGTCCGCGTGCACTTTAAGCAGCTGATTGATAGTTCTGACCCTCAGGACCCTCccttgtgaatttttttttttctcctaatggtttgggcttttttacatttttttctttttttttttcctcaggattTAAAATAAGACctttttttaatgccatttttaaagttattatttccttttattattcCTAGGAGAACACAGGGAATTCTGGAGCTATGGTCACAATAACACTGTGTTGTGTCTGATATTTCATGGACAGCTCCTCAAATAGCGTAATTGGTGCTGAATATGTAAAAATCATATTCTTGGCttaaagaagaatatttttgttctgctggtTGTGTTTCCCGAAGTACTATTAattaggaaaagcaaaacaacaacagctaAAGCCTGAGCACTCATTAAGCTATATGTAACAATATAGCTATAGGATGACTGAAGCCACATCAGTTTTTGCAACTTTACTACCTCTTTCTTCACAAGGAAGAAGTATACAGGATCTGTCTTGAATTACTGGTTAATTATTCATTATCTTGATCATTTTGGACCTTTTCTTACCTTCTGTAtgcctggaaaacaaaacaacctaaATTACTCCTCTCTGAAATAAGGGACGGCGAGTGAAAGACTTTGCCTTTCTAATGttgatatatgtatattctttttctgtagatGGGGTATTTTACATATTAAACCCCCCCAAAATTTGTTGTTTTACTGCTCATAGGCAGGGGCCCTGACATCTAATTTGCAGTAACTTGGGTGCATACGGTGCTCGCTGTAGTACAGATTCAAACATAGGAACTCCATCTTATATCTGCAGATAGCAGTATGTTTCTGCTACAGCCTGTGACCTTCATCACATGACCACcaaaaagaatgttttcagtgcatttcaTGTGAGCATAGGttcaagcttttaaaaaatgtcgCCAGACCCACAAAGCTAATGGAAATCCTGATGGAATCCTTTGTTACTGGAATATTATAAAATTTCAAAAAGGTATGTTTATGTCCTTCTAAATTTTCGCATGTGCACCAGATGAGTGCATGATAACAGGAACTGCAGGAGGAGTAAAAGCTGCTAaaatatggtatttttttttaaaggcaatgtAACTTGGAAGAACATATACAAAAATACGTCTCACTTTCTTCTACGTCCACATACTAAAGGTTTACAACAATGCTCTCTGTGCATCTATGCAAATACTTGAAGAATGCAATTCATTGTGCCTTTTGCCTAGTTTTTAATAAATTTGTCAGGTTGTCATTAACAAGTGTTCTGTTGCTGTGATATTGCATtacttcagtctttctttctgaatgtgCCTTTTGTGCAGAGATGGCAGGATTTCTGGAGGAATCATTTTCCTTAAATGTAGTTCTAGGCACTGAGAAGGATGAGGCCTATTTGCAGCCTATTTCTAGAATAAAATGTGTAAAGCATTAAACCAATTAGGATGCAGAAATTAAAGCTAGTGTTACTTGGATTATTTCCTGCAAAACCAAACGAGGGCGCTAGTTTCCTTCAGCAATATCAGCGAAGTCATTAAGTCCACCTTCAAGGGTTTTTAGAAAAAgcctttatttccctttccacgttcagaaaaaaaaaaaaaaaaaaaaaaaaaagtactgaaatgttattaaaataagagATTGCATCATCCTCCCTGCCCCAACCTCAAGTCAGATTTATTCAATGACAGCCTGACAACCTAAAACTGGGTCTGTGTAGGTACATGTCCTGGTCCAGGGTAAGTAACTCTGGACTGAGTAAGCTTGGCACAGCTGGGTTAGGGTTTGCTGTGCCCAGTGGGCTCCCATCCTTGCATCCCCACCCATGATCCAAATACAAGGGAATACTGAAGGTGAGCTGAGAGGTCATGATACCTGctaagaaaagcagctttgaaaCATTCACCCACTTGGTCTTTCAggctgaaagcatttttcatcaGTCACCAGGAAGGGTTACAGAAGTTGTTAGTTCTCCTGACAGGGGGTTAACCTGCTGAAGCAATGTAGCCTGAGCAGGGTCTGCCCCTTGCTCATTTGGGTGAGGTCTGCATCAGGCCCAGTGGCTTCACTATCAGCAACACTGCAGTCTGGGCACTGCAGtttctaatagaaaaaaaaaaaaaaagtagaataaaactAATTaacactgtgctgcagggaagctCCTGCACCTTACAGACAAAACTGTAAAATCATTTATCTGCCACAATCCCATATAAACATGTTATGACTTGGGTCCTGACACTTATTCCAAAATTCACCATATTTTACCAATATTCTTCATCCATAGTTGCAGAATGATTGAACATGGATAAGCAGAATGTGACTAGCAGGAATACACCATTCAGTCCTCATTTTTTGCCTTCGTTTGAGATATTGTTGTGTATTTTAGAGTTCATGCAAGTGCctagaatggaaaacaaaagcaacacaaaaacagTAATCAGTGAATCGATCAAGGCCTAGAAATAAATACGTCAATGATATCTCTACCCAAGGGAAGGAGTACAGAGTAAAAACTAGCCCTGCCAACAAGAAGAGATGGCAAGGGGCATTGAAGAGGGGCTTTGTCCTGGGAGTACCTCATTTCAAGAGGATTTTCAGAGGCTGTGCATATTAAAGCCTGGTGACAATTGCTGCCACGCCATCACAAAGATCCAGTGCGAGCCCAGTGAAAGTCTTGGCTTAACTCTGCCAAGCTTTGGATAAGACGCCattggttttaatttttgcttttccattatTAAGTTCCTCAATAGCATCTGGAATTCTGGCAACAACCCACTCAGATTAGTTTTATGCCCCACCTCCAAACCCTCGAATATAGTGTGCTAGGTATAGATCATGAATACTTTGGGTTTATCCTCCGGAGCGATGCTGGAGTTGTCCACCTCTATCAGGATGTTCTTGTCATCTCGGGTGACCGGTGCCTCCTGTTCACTCTGGAGGACCTGTGGCAGATTCCCTAAATTGACATCCATGTCTTTGAAGGCATGAAGTAAAAACACTCCCAAAATGATGGTTAGGAAGCCGCAGACTGTCCCAATGATGTCCACTACAGTCATGGCCACCCATTCTTTAAAGAGAATGATGGAAGTTGTGATGACGATGGTGGTGAACAGCACGTAGTAGATGGGAAACACCAAAGAGGTGTTAAAAATATCTAGAGACTTATTGAGGTAGTTAATTTGTGTAGTGATGGATGCCACCAGTGTGATGACCAGGATCCATGTCAAtgggtgctgcagcacaggctggcCAGCAAAGAATCCCTTGATGGCAATACCCAGGCCCTTGACCGAGGACACGGAGAAGGCCCCAATAACAGAGCAGATGGTGAGGTAGATGAGGATGTTGCTCCGGCCGTAGCGAGGTGCGAGGTATAAGATGAGGAGGAAGCAGACAGCCAAAAGGACCGCAGCATAGGCAAGGAAGCCTGGATgggggaaagaaacaaagaaacaacaactgGAACATGAGTTGGCATGGGGTCAGAGCAGTACTACTGCCCAACCACAAGGGAGAAAACGCGACCACCTGCGTACCTGGCTCTTTCAGCTTAAACAACATTTCATCCAGAGTGGTGACCTCCTCTTCCTCCGGGGCATGTATCACCATCACAGTGCTGCCCACGAGGCTCAGCATGCAACCCAGCTTTCCCAGCAGGTTGAGCCGCTCTCCCAGCAAATACGAAGATAGGATGGCACTGCATGGGACAGAAAAACAATGGCTGCTGGTACTTTAAAGTCCTTTAAAGAGGAAACAGCAGCTAAACTGATGTAAAACACGTGATACAAGGACATCAATTTGGAACACATTTGTTGGATTCCTGCATGTTATTACACATTCATGTTGCATCTGCTGACAGCGGAACTTGCAGAGTTGCAGCCCTGAAGACCGCAGCTCATGTATCAGCAAGgtgaaaaaatgctgaatgtGCCAGCATGTCCTGGGAGACATTCCCAGGGTTTCCTAATTCACTCATGAGCTGTTGGGCATGAAGAAACCTTTCGTGTTCAAAGAAGTGAAGTCGAGGACCATTgcaatagagagaaaaaaaaaatcaaaccacaaAACAGCtacattaattttaatcatCAGAAATATTAAGCCCCAGAGAGACTTGAACATAATGGGGCTGTAAATATgtctggggaggaaaaaaaaaaaaaaaaaaaaggagttgttTTCCATGACATTGAAACAATCCAGGACAGCACACCACAGCAGTCTCTGTTTGCTCCTGCATTTCCCAGTAACAGAACTTCCACAGAACCTTCAGTGCCCGGAGCCCTTTTAGTAACCGCATG of the Numida meleagris isolate 19003 breed g44 Domestic line chromosome 12, NumMel1.0, whole genome shotgun sequence genome contains:
- the NIPAL4 gene encoding magnesium transporter NIPA4 isoform X2; this encodes MMEPMMEPLAANGSCRNGSLLSISCLSQRVVCQVVGGAELADPGHDNGTGDTSWITRLESNYGFYIGLGLAVFSSFLIGSSVILKKKGLLRLVEKGGTRAGDGGHGYLKDWLWWAGLLTMGGGEAANFAAYAFAPATIVTPLGALSVLISAILSSYLLGERLNLLGKLGCMLSLVGSTVMVIHAPEEEEVTTLDEMLFKLKEPGFLAYAAVLLAVCFLLILYLAPRYGRSNILIYLTICSVIGAFSVSSVKGLGIAIKGFFAGQPVLQHPLTWILVITLVASITTQINYLNKSLDIFNTSLVFPIYYVLFTTIVITTSIILFKEWVAMTVVDIIGTVCGFLTIILGVFLLHAFKDMDVNLGNLPQVLQSEQEAPVTRDDKNILIEVDNSSIAPEDKPKALA
- the NIPAL4 gene encoding magnesium transporter NIPA4 isoform X1 produces the protein MMEPMMEPLAANGSCRNGSLLSISCLSQRVVCQVVGGAELADPGHDNGTGDTSWITRLESNYGFYIGLGLAVFSSFLIGSSVILKKKGLLRLVEKGGTRAGDGGHGYLKDWLWWAGLLTMGGGEAANFAAYAFAPATIVTPLGALSVLISAILSSYLLGERLNLLGKLGCMLSLVGSTVMVIHAPEEEEVTTLDEMLFKLKEPGFLAYAAVLLAVCFLLILYLAPRYGRSNILIYLTICSVIGAFSVSSVKGLGIAIKGFFAGQPVLQHPLTWILVITLVASITTQINYLNKSLDIFNTSLVFPIYYVLFTTIVITTSIILFKEWVAMTVVDIIGTVCGFLTIILGVFLLHAFKDMDVNLGNLPQVLQSEQEAPVTRDDKNILIEVDNSSIAPEDKPKVFMIYT